A portion of the Aquicoccus sp. G2-2 genome contains these proteins:
- a CDS encoding ornithine cyclodeaminase, whose amino-acid sequence MDVVMIPFAEGEAKLSWQGLLAAFEAGHRRAKAEIGDTFLYRGDDTLLSRAAWIDGMGVAVKSATIFPANKAASKPMVNGAVNLYSDHDGMLEAIVDFHLVTKWKTAGDSLLSASRLARKDAKRFLLVGAGTVGRSMYEAYGAVFGGAEFAVWNRSPEGAEKMAAECPGMSVARDLESAVGEADVICCATMSPEPVVKGAWLQPGQHLDLIGAYRPDMREVDDEAMTRARVFVDSYDTTLEHIGELIEPLSSGALRREDVLADFYQPEAYCRESDEEITIAKNGGGAHLDLMTARYVLSAWRGEEG is encoded by the coding sequence ATGGATGTGGTGATGATCCCCTTTGCGGAGGGGGAAGCGAAGCTGAGTTGGCAGGGCTTGCTGGCGGCGTTCGAGGCCGGGCACAGGCGCGCCAAGGCGGAGATTGGCGATACGTTTCTTTATCGCGGTGACGATACGCTGCTTAGCCGGGCGGCGTGGATCGACGGGATGGGGGTTGCGGTGAAGTCGGCAACGATTTTCCCGGCCAACAAGGCGGCGAGCAAGCCGATGGTGAACGGGGCGGTGAACCTATATTCCGATCATGACGGGATGCTGGAAGCGATCGTCGATTTTCATCTGGTGACCAAGTGGAAGACGGCGGGGGATAGCCTGTTGTCTGCCTCAAGACTGGCGCGCAAGGATGCGAAGCGGTTTTTGCTGGTTGGCGCCGGGACGGTGGGGCGGTCGATGTATGAGGCTTACGGCGCGGTTTTTGGGGGTGCGGAATTTGCTGTGTGGAATCGCTCGCCCGAGGGGGCCGAGAAGATGGCGGCAGAATGCCCCGGAATGAGCGTTGCACGCGATTTGGAAAGCGCGGTGGGCGAGGCGGATGTGATTTGTTGCGCCACGATGTCGCCCGAGCCGGTGGTGAAGGGGGCGTGGCTGCAGCCGGGGCAGCATCTTGATCTCATTGGGGCATATAGGCCTGATATGCGGGAAGTGGATGATGAGGCGATGACGCGCGCGCGGGTGTTTGTTGATAGCTATGACACCACGCTGGAGCATATCGGTGAGTTGATCGAACCGCTGAGTTCAGGGGCGCTCAGGCGCGAGGACGTTCTGGCGGATTTCTACCAGCCTGAGGCGTATTGCCGGGAGAGCGATGAGGAGATCACCATTGCCAAGAATGGCGGCGGTGCACATCTTGACCTGATGACGGCGCGTTATGTGCTGTCGGCGTGGCGCGGTGAAGAGGGTTAG
- the zapE gene encoding cell division protein ZapE, producing MEHDVISEYQARVAAGLIRADPVQEAVLPELERIRASLAVPVKKAGWLRRGKPEPVKGLYLWGGVGRGKSMLMDLFVDCLGDIPARRVHFHAFMQEIQDGLDAARKTGAQDALKPVAEAVIESVRCLAFDEMQISDIADAMIVGRLFEALFEAGVVVVTTSNREPGELYKDGLNRQLFLPFIDLIRERIEVHELAGVTDYRQHRLQGTPVYFTPNDSAAKAGMDALWRDLSGGESARLVLKVKGREVEIPQFSNGVGRARFYDLCGRALGPGDYLEIADRVSVLFVDDIPRLSRANFNEAKRFVTLIDALYEAEVRLIVSAAAVPDMLFVEGDGAFEFQRTASRLIEMQSEDWAAK from the coding sequence ATGGAGCACGATGTGATCAGTGAATATCAGGCGCGGGTGGCGGCGGGGTTGATCCGGGCCGACCCGGTGCAGGAAGCCGTGTTGCCCGAGCTGGAACGGATTCGCGCAAGCCTCGCGGTGCCGGTGAAAAAGGCTGGCTGGCTGCGCAGGGGCAAGCCCGAGCCGGTGAAGGGGCTTTACCTTTGGGGCGGGGTCGGGCGCGGGAAATCCATGCTGATGGATCTGTTCGTTGATTGCCTTGGCGATATTCCGGCGCGGCGGGTGCATTTTCATGCGTTCATGCAGGAAATTCAGGACGGGCTTGATGCGGCGCGCAAGACCGGTGCGCAGGACGCGTTGAAGCCGGTTGCAGAGGCGGTGATCGAAAGCGTGCGTTGTCTTGCGTTCGACGAGATGCAGATTAGCGACATTGCCGATGCGATGATCGTGGGGCGGCTTTTCGAGGCGCTGTTCGAGGCCGGGGTGGTGGTTGTTACCACGTCGAACCGCGAGCCGGGGGAGCTTTACAAAGACGGGCTGAACCGGCAACTTTTCCTGCCGTTCATCGACCTTATACGCGAGCGTATAGAGGTGCATGAATTGGCCGGGGTGACGGATTACCGGCAACATCGGTTGCAGGGCACGCCGGTTTATTTCACGCCGAATGACAGCGCGGCAAAGGCCGGGATGGATGCGCTTTGGCGTGATCTGAGCGGCGGGGAGAGCGCGCGGTTGGTTTTGAAGGTAAAGGGCCGGGAGGTGGAAATCCCGCAATTCAGCAATGGTGTGGGTCGGGCGCGGTTTTACGATTTGTGCGGGCGGGCGCTGGGGCCGGGTGATTATCTTGAGATCGCGGACCGGGTCAGCGTGCTTTTCGTCGATGATATTCCGCGCCTGTCGCGCGCCAATTTCAACGAGGCAAAGCGGTTTGTCACGCTGATTGATGCGCTTTACGAGGCCGAAGTGCGGCTGATCGTCAGTGCCGCGGCGGTGCCGGATATGCTTTTCGTGGAAGGCGACGGTGCGTTTGAGTTTCAGCGCACCGCGTCGCGGCTGATCGAGATGCAGAGCGAGGATTGGGCGGCGAAGTGA
- a CDS encoding folylpolyglutamate synthase/dihydrofolate synthase family protein, with protein MNAGSDAILTRMMALHPKIIDLTLDRVWRLLDRLGNPQEKLPPVVHIAGTNGKGSTLAMLRAGMEGAGLRVHAYTSPHLARFHERIRLAGELITEEHLSDVLDECDAANGGEEITYFEITTCAALLAMSRTPADYTLLEVGLGGRLDATNVIERPALTMITPVSFDHPQFLGNTVAEIAGEKAGILKRGVPCVVSAQTDDALDVIEARAARLSAPLSVQGQHWHVTEERGRLVYQDETGLLDLPAPVLIGAHQFQNAGAVLTALRNLGLGDAAYDAAMTRATWPARMQHLRHGPLLDAAPGAEFWLDGGHNAACGLSLAETLTRLPTRETHLICGMMNTKDVAGYLAPLLPHANSLTAVSIPGEQNTLPAEETARAAANAGIPALTETGTASSVAAAAQAITARAPHARILICGSLYLAGRVLREHG; from the coding sequence ATGAACGCCGGTTCCGATGCCATCCTCACAAGGATGATGGCGCTTCACCCCAAGATCATCGACCTCACGCTTGACCGGGTCTGGCGCCTGCTCGACCGTCTCGGCAATCCGCAGGAAAAATTACCCCCCGTGGTGCATATCGCTGGCACCAACGGCAAAGGCTCCACCCTCGCCATGCTGCGCGCCGGGATGGAAGGCGCGGGCCTGCGTGTTCACGCCTATACCTCGCCGCATCTGGCCCGGTTTCACGAACGCATCCGCCTTGCCGGTGAATTGATCACTGAAGAGCACCTCTCCGATGTGCTTGATGAATGCGACGCCGCCAATGGTGGCGAGGAAATCACCTATTTCGAAATCACCACCTGCGCCGCCCTGCTGGCCATGTCGCGCACGCCTGCCGATTACACCCTGCTCGAAGTCGGCCTTGGCGGGCGGCTCGACGCCACCAACGTGATTGAGCGGCCCGCGCTTACCATGATAACGCCCGTATCCTTCGATCATCCGCAATTTCTCGGCAATACCGTCGCCGAAATCGCGGGCGAGAAAGCAGGCATCCTCAAGCGTGGCGTGCCCTGCGTCGTCTCCGCTCAAACCGATGACGCGCTCGACGTGATCGAGGCTCGCGCCGCCCGCCTCTCCGCGCCGCTCTCGGTGCAAGGCCAACACTGGCACGTCACCGAAGAACGCGGGCGGCTTGTCTATCAGGATGAAACCGGCCTGCTCGACCTGCCCGCGCCGGTGCTGATCGGCGCGCACCAGTTCCAGAACGCGGGTGCGGTCCTCACAGCCCTGCGCAATCTCGGGCTTGGCGATGCGGCATATGACGCCGCCATGACCCGCGCCACCTGGCCCGCCCGGATGCAGCACCTGCGCCATGGCCCCCTGCTCGATGCGGCCCCCGGCGCGGAATTTTGGCTTGATGGCGGCCATAACGCCGCCTGCGGGCTTAGCCTCGCTGAAACGCTCACCCGTCTGCCCACGCGCGAAACCCATCTGATCTGCGGCATGATGAATACCAAGGACGTGGCGGGCTACCTTGCCCCGCTGCTGCCCCATGCCAACAGCCTCACCGCTGTCTCCATCCCCGGAGAGCAGAACACCCTGCCCGCCGAAGAGACCGCCCGCGCCGCCGCAAACGCCGGAATTCCCGCGCTCACCGAAACCGGCACCGCTTCCTCCGTTGCCGCCGCCGCGCAAGCAATCACCGCGCGCGCGCCGCATGCCCGCATCCTGATTTGCGGCTCGCTCTACCTCGCCGGTCGCGTTCTGCGCGAACACGGCTGA
- the accD gene encoding acetyl-CoA carboxylase, carboxyltransferase subunit beta, translating to MNWINNYVRPRINSIFSRRDTPENLWTKCDGCGTMLFHRELSENLNVCTSCGHHMAFAPRERFKALFDNGIFTEIDVPAPLEDPLKFRDQKRYPDRMKAARNTTGEHEAMLVAQGEIGRTPIIAAAQDFSFMGGSMGMYVGNAIIAAAQEAVKLKRPLVLFSAAGGARMQEGILSLMQMPRTTVAVQMLKEAGLPYIVVLTHPTTGGVTASYAMLGDVQIAEPNALICFAGPRVIEQTLGEQLPEGFQRAEYLLDHGMLDRVTPRPQMRDELITVTRMLLRLPPAVAGELPPPEQEQAAEPDSPENTAEPSAASDAAAPTTDPTK from the coding sequence ATGAACTGGATCAACAACTACGTCCGCCCCCGGATCAACTCGATCTTCTCGCGCCGCGACACGCCCGAGAACCTGTGGACGAAATGCGACGGCTGCGGCACCATGTTGTTTCACCGCGAACTCAGCGAAAACCTGAATGTCTGCACGTCTTGCGGGCATCACATGGCGTTTGCCCCGCGCGAACGCTTCAAGGCGCTTTTCGACAACGGCATCTTCACCGAGATTGACGTGCCCGCCCCACTTGAAGACCCGCTGAAATTCCGTGACCAGAAACGCTATCCCGACCGGATGAAAGCCGCCCGCAACACCACCGGCGAACACGAAGCCATGCTGGTCGCCCAAGGCGAGATTGGCCGCACGCCGATCATTGCGGCGGCACAAGATTTTTCGTTCATGGGCGGCTCCATGGGCATGTATGTCGGCAACGCGATCATCGCCGCCGCCCAAGAAGCAGTGAAGCTCAAGCGCCCGCTTGTCCTGTTCTCTGCCGCTGGCGGCGCGCGGATGCAGGAAGGCATTCTCAGCCTGATGCAAATGCCGCGCACCACCGTTGCCGTGCAGATGCTCAAGGAAGCGGGCCTGCCTTATATTGTCGTGCTCACCCACCCGACCACTGGCGGCGTCACCGCGTCCTACGCCATGCTGGGCGACGTGCAAATTGCCGAACCGAACGCGCTGATCTGCTTTGCCGGGCCGCGCGTTATCGAACAAACGCTGGGCGAACAGCTCCCCGAAGGGTTCCAGCGCGCCGAATACCTGCTCGATCACGGGATGCTCGACCGTGTCACCCCGCGCCCGCAAATGCGCGATGAGCTGATCACGGTCACCCGGATGCTGTTACGCCTGCCGCCCGCCGTTGCCGGTGAACTGCCCCCGCCTGAGCAAGAGCAAGCAGCCGAACCCGACAGCCCGGAGAATACCGCCGAGCCGTCAGCCGCATCCGACGCGGCAGCGCCCACCACCGACCCCACGAAATGA
- a CDS encoding CPBP family intramembrane glutamic endopeptidase — protein sequence MRYAAHAHLANQARPSAQLWRLALGIGITLACYFALTYTYFNLLAELVTQDNWAALSAEIDAGSTPRGMMALLGVFGMLTLSLLLVTNQLHRRQLRSFLGPPGAALRDFLRVSVALAALGTLLWLLPEPAAMAPQPGLPFLRWLALLPLTLPLVFVQISAEELAFRGYLQGQLAGRFSTPLVWLAVPALVFGALHYDPVGAGANAPIYVVTATIFGLAAGDLTARTGTLGAALALHFALNISALLITAPMGQSFGLALNLFPFSPADISARATWLPYDTLVMLCAWLAARLAISR from the coding sequence ATGCGATACGCGGCCCATGCCCACCTTGCCAATCAGGCCCGCCCCAGCGCGCAACTGTGGCGGCTTGCGCTTGGCATCGGCATCACCCTCGCCTGTTACTTCGCGCTGACCTACACCTATTTCAATCTGCTTGCCGAACTGGTGACACAAGACAACTGGGCCGCCCTTTCCGCCGAAATCGACGCCGGGTCGACCCCGCGCGGCATGATGGCCCTGCTCGGCGTGTTCGGAATGCTCACCCTGTCGCTGCTGCTGGTCACCAACCAATTACACCGCCGACAGCTGCGATCCTTCCTTGGCCCGCCGGGTGCGGCATTGCGCGATTTCTTGCGCGTCTCCGTGGCCCTCGCGGCGCTTGGCACATTGCTCTGGCTGCTGCCCGAACCCGCCGCCATGGCCCCACAGCCCGGCTTGCCGTTCCTGCGCTGGCTGGCGCTTCTGCCGCTGACCCTGCCGCTTGTCTTTGTGCAAATCAGCGCCGAGGAACTGGCCTTTCGCGGCTACCTTCAGGGGCAGCTTGCCGGGCGCTTCTCCACCCCTCTGGTCTGGCTGGCAGTGCCCGCTCTGGTTTTTGGCGCGCTGCATTACGATCCCGTCGGGGCCGGGGCCAATGCACCGATCTATGTCGTCACCGCCACGATCTTCGGTCTGGCGGCGGGCGACCTGACGGCGCGCACCGGCACGCTGGGGGCTGCGCTGGCGCTGCATTTCGCCCTCAACATCAGCGCGCTGCTGATCACCGCGCCAATGGGGCAAAGCTTTGGGCTGGCACTTAACCTCTTCCCATTCTCCCCCGCCGATATCAGCGCCCGCGCCACATGGCTGCCCTATGACACGCTTGTCATGCTCTGCGCTTGGCTGGCCGCGCGGCTTGCCATTTCACGATAA